From Scleropages formosus chromosome 1, fSclFor1.1, whole genome shotgun sequence, a single genomic window includes:
- the atoh8 gene encoding transcription factor atoh8 codes for MKDPQAAHEKWTSLYAKEVDGIKKFRRKSREPVKHVRRIKSDLGGEPGADRRVLMMGRRTEEPAAGGLRERAAPPPAADRVLYLRDANAALDMTIRAFAASGASPEPSAAEPALGGALQLGGREQARSSEPRPQPRIVLCPRSAHGAFASASRAPHVSHAERAASPRRRPSETSGVVTEIKAVQQTRRLLANARERTRVHTISAAFEALRKQVPCYSYGQKLSKLAILRIACNYILSLAQLADMDYTPDQSNMSFTECVEQCTRTLQAEGRSKKRKE; via the exons ATGAAGGACCCGCAGGCTGCGCACGAGAAGTGGACGAGCCTTTACGCGAAGGAGGTGGACGGCATTAAAAAGTTCAGGCGGAAGAGCCGCGAGCCCGTCAAGCACGTGCGGAGGATCAAGAGCGACCTGGGGGGGGAGCCCGGCGCCGACCGCCGCGTGCTGATGATGGGGCGCCGGACGGAGGAGCCCGCGGCGGGCGGGCTGCGGGAGCGCGCCGCGCCCCCCCCCGCGGCCGATCGTGTCCTTTACTTGCGAGACGCGAACGCGGCGCTCGACATGACGATTCGCGCTTTCGCCGCGAGCGGCGCGTCCCCGGAGCCGTCAGCCGCGGAGCCCGCGCTCGGCGGCGCGCTGCAGCTCGGCGGCCGCGAGCAGGCGCGCTCGTCGGAGCCGCGGCCGCAGCCGCGCATCGTCCTGTGTCCGCGCTCCGCGCACGGCGCCTTCGCGTCCGCCTCGCGGGCGCCGCACGTCAGTCACGCCGAGCGCGCGGCGTCGCCTAGGAGACGGCCCTCGGAGACGTCTGGCGTCGTCACGGAGATCAAAGCGGTCCAGCAGACGCGCAGACTGCTGGCGAACGCGCGCGAGAGGACGCGCGTGCACACGATCAGCGCAGCCTTCGAGGCGCTCCGCAAGCAG GTGCCCTGCTACTCGTACGGACAGAAGCTGTCGAAGCTGGCTATTCTCAGAATTGCTTGCAACTACATCTTATCCCTCGCCCAGCTTGCCGACATGGACTATACTCCAGACCAAAGCAACATGAGCTTCACGGAGTGCGTGGAGCAGTGCACGCGCACCCTTCAGGCCGAAGGCCGTTCCAAGAAGAGGAAG GAGTGA